Proteins from a genomic interval of Leptospira bandrabouensis:
- a CDS encoding DUF1499 domain-containing protein — translation MNQKFQMLFPIALLAFLLACTGTRPVFLGVKSEKLAECPGTPNCISSFANPTDKEHYRSPLPYKKPLKEAVQILKRKLELSPRTKIIEENPNYIYAEFTSLIMRYVDDVEFYFDEKNKLLHFRSASRLGKSDLGVNRKRIESILKDLEI, via the coding sequence ATGAACCAAAAATTCCAGATGCTCTTTCCGATAGCCCTTCTTGCATTTTTATTAGCCTGTACCGGAACCAGGCCAGTTTTTTTAGGTGTTAAGTCAGAGAAATTGGCTGAATGCCCAGGAACTCCTAACTGCATTAGCAGTTTTGCAAATCCCACAGACAAAGAACACTATAGAAGCCCGCTTCCCTACAAGAAACCTTTAAAAGAAGCAGTCCAAATATTAAAAAGAAAATTAGAGCTTTCACCACGTACAAAAATCATCGAAGAAAATCCTAATTACATTTATGCAGAATTCACATCACTTATCATGCGTTATGTGGATGATGTAGAATTTTATTTTGATGAAAAAAATAAACTCTTACACTTTCGGTCTGCTTCGCGGCTGGGAAAATCAGACCTAGGTGTGAATCGAAAGCGAATTGAGTCCATACTGAAAGATTTAGAAATTTAA